Proteins from a genomic interval of Salmo salar chromosome ssa14, Ssal_v3.1, whole genome shotgun sequence:
- the ccl25a gene encoding chemokine (C-C motif) ligand 25a isoform X1, whose translation MRFNVMFILILACLCVTLAQGSYEDCCLKYVRRVTKTAVRMVTSYRRQETDGGCNIHAIVFTMKRGRLFCADPREKWVNELMLKVETKKSKKMKVLKKLKG comes from the exons ATGCGGTTCAACGTAATGTTCATTCTAATCCTAGCCTGTCTATGCGTCACGCTGGCCCAAG GTTCATATGAAGACTGCTGTCTGAAGTACGTGCGGAGGGTGACGAAGACTGCTGTGAGGATGGTGACGAGttacaggaggcaggagacggatGGGGGCTGCAACATCCACGCTATAGT GTTCACCATGAAGAGAGGCAGGTTGTTCTGTGCTGACCCCAGAGAGAAATGGGTGAATGAACTGATGCTGAAGGTTGAAACCAAGAAGAGTAAAAAG ATGAAGGTGCTAAAGAAGCTGAAAGGCTAG
- the ccl25a gene encoding chemokine (C-C motif) ligand 25a precursor, with translation MRFNVMFILILACLCVTLAQGSYEDCCLKYVRRVTKTAVRMVTSYRRQETDGGCNIHAIVFTMKRGRLFCADPREKWVNELMLKVETKKSKKQMKVLKKLKG, from the exons ATGCGGTTCAACGTAATGTTCATTCTAATCCTAGCCTGTCTATGCGTCACGCTGGCCCAAG GTTCATATGAAGACTGCTGTCTGAAGTACGTGCGGAGGGTGACGAAGACTGCTGTGAGGATGGTGACGAGttacaggaggcaggagacggatGGGGGCTGCAACATCCACGCTATAGT GTTCACCATGAAGAGAGGCAGGTTGTTCTGTGCTGACCCCAGAGAGAAATGGGTGAATGAACTGATGCTGAAGGTTGAAACCAAGAAGAGTAAAAAG CAGATGAAGGTGCTAAAGAAGCTGAAAGGCTAG